In one Hoplias malabaricus isolate fHopMal1 chromosome X1, fHopMal1.hap1, whole genome shotgun sequence genomic region, the following are encoded:
- the LOC136675849 gene encoding F-box only protein 36-like isoform X1: MSAVLFEKSAQGPAPMKDYFHLQINTTQVIWRWWKISLRIDSRNTKPGEVIESHSDYLEDSSLQSMKKEILGQVLMVFGPEVLQYSRDVCKGQCDYLLRLPDSLLLNISTRLDLEDAAQLAQTCRRFKQLCSSEEFWEQTVRKHCDTVTAGMEDLAKEVGWRTVFFTNKLQLQKQISRRKLQNAADSALGLRMDPLQGHEDWNNDIKNGLK; the protein is encoded by the exons ATGTCGGCCGTGTTGTTTGAGAAGAGCGCTCAGGGTCCTGCGCCCATGAAGGATTACTTTCATTTACAGATAAATACTACACAG GTGATCTGGAGGTGGTGGAAGATCTCACTGAGGATAGATTCAAGGAACACAAAGCCGGGAGAAGTGATAGAGTCTCACAGTGATTATTTAGAGGACAGCAGTCTGCAGAGtatgaaaaaagaaatattag GTCAGGTGTTGATGGTGTTTGGTCCTGAGGTTCTGCAGTACTCCAGAGATGTGTGTAAGGGTCAGTGTGATTATCTCCTGCGTCTCCCAGACTCTTTACTCTTGAACATCTCAACCCGGCTCGACCTGGAGGACGCGGCCCAGCTGGCCCAGACCTGCCGAAGGTTCAAACAG CTGTGTAGCTCAGAGGAATTCTGGGAGCAGACGGTGAGGAAACACTGTGACACTGTTACTGCAGGGATGGAGGATTTGGCCAAAGAAGTGGGCTGGAGAACGGTGTTCTTCACCAACAAACTGCAGCTGCAGAAACAAATCAGCCGCCGGAAGCTGCAGAATGCAGCAGACAGTGCTTTGGGGCTGAGGATGGACCCTCTACAGGGACATGAAGACTGGAATAATGACATTAAAAATGGACTGAAGTGA
- the LOC136675334 gene encoding probable G-protein coupled receptor 148 yields MALNHWTSGFKIINNHGGGWNSMESLKKLDAKLKIIVNSRVRDREMSNLTRAMDLPSELQTGLQNSSSSLENLQVLDSVKACVHSMAFMVTGLFTYLITVTVLGSPGLRQNPRYVLLCQHCVCISVFNISGAVLHCLRSLRWNVARITCWILFDLQVVMARSLIMTLTLMCLCTCLAICQPFQYPILIRRSFLWIMLLIWLLALVNPVVFTVMACTHQPWEYVIGLDAKCSTALEGKACITSSLLLLVVIVLLIISSYLLIYLEGRRAGHFSQSNSKGRQTILIHSLQMSFQILPAVIIITRLQQTLAVALATFLVFSIAQSLSPVVYGLRCRELQEELPRFLPHCLRGWINS; encoded by the exons ATGGCTTTAAATCACTGGACGAGTGGGTTTaagataataaataatcatGGAGGAGGCTGGAACAGCATGGAGTCTTTAAAAAAGCTGGATGCTAAGCTTAAGATCATAGTTAATTCCAgggtcagagacagagagatgtcTAACCTCACCCGAGCCATGGATTTACCTTCAGAGCTCCAGACAG GTTTACAGAACAGTTCTTCAAGCTTGGAGAACCTGCAGGTTCTAGACTCAGTAAAAGCCTGCGTCCATTCCATGGCTTTCATGGTTACAGGGCTCTTCACATACctgatcacagtgacagttCTAGGTTCTCCAGGACTGAGGCAGAACCCACGGTACGTCCTCCTATGtcagcactgtgtgtgtatctcgGTTTTTAACATCTCTGGCGCTGTTCTGCACTGTTTACGATCTCTCCGCTGGAACGTTGCTCGCATCACCTGCTGGATCCTTTTTGACCTACAG GTGGTCATGGCTCGTAGTTTAATCATGACCCTGACCCTGATGTGTCTGTGCACTTGTTTAGCCATCTGCCAGCCTTTTCAATATCCAATACTAATCAGACGTTCCTTTTTGTGGATCATGCTTCTGATCTGGCTGCTGGCTTTGGTCAATCCGGTCGTCTTTACCGTGATGGCCTGCACCCATCAACCTTGGGAATATGTGATCGGATTGGACGCTAAGTGCTCTACAGCTCTGGAAGGCAAGgcctgtatcactagctctctTCTGCTGCTGGTGGTCATTGTCCTGCTCATTATCAGCAGTTATTTACTAATTTATCTTGAAGGACGTCGAGCTGGACACTTCTCCCAATCCAACAGCAAGGGCCGCCAAACTATACTTATCCACAGCCTCCAAATGAGCTTCCAGATTTTACCAGCAGTTATCATTATCACCCGCTTACAGCAAACCTTAGCAGTTGCTCTGGCCACCTTTCTGGTGTTCAGCATTGCCCAGTCTCTCAGCCCTGTGGTTTACGGTCTCCGCTGCAGGGAACTCCAAGAAGAACTTCCCCGATTTCTTCCACATTGCCTCAGAGGATGGATCAACTCCTAG
- the LOC136675849 gene encoding F-box only protein 36-like isoform X2 encodes MSAVLFEKSAQGPAPMKDYFHLQINTTQVIWRWWKISLRIDSRNTKPGEVIESHSDYLEDSSLQSQVLMVFGPEVLQYSRDVCKGQCDYLLRLPDSLLLNISTRLDLEDAAQLAQTCRRFKQLCSSEEFWEQTVRKHCDTVTAGMEDLAKEVGWRTVFFTNKLQLQKQISRRKLQNAADSALGLRMDPLQGHEDWNNDIKNGLK; translated from the exons ATGTCGGCCGTGTTGTTTGAGAAGAGCGCTCAGGGTCCTGCGCCCATGAAGGATTACTTTCATTTACAGATAAATACTACACAG GTGATCTGGAGGTGGTGGAAGATCTCACTGAGGATAGATTCAAGGAACACAAAGCCGGGAGAAGTGATAGAGTCTCACAGTGATTATTTAGAGGACAGCAGTCTGCAGA GTCAGGTGTTGATGGTGTTTGGTCCTGAGGTTCTGCAGTACTCCAGAGATGTGTGTAAGGGTCAGTGTGATTATCTCCTGCGTCTCCCAGACTCTTTACTCTTGAACATCTCAACCCGGCTCGACCTGGAGGACGCGGCCCAGCTGGCCCAGACCTGCCGAAGGTTCAAACAG CTGTGTAGCTCAGAGGAATTCTGGGAGCAGACGGTGAGGAAACACTGTGACACTGTTACTGCAGGGATGGAGGATTTGGCCAAAGAAGTGGGCTGGAGAACGGTGTTCTTCACCAACAAACTGCAGCTGCAGAAACAAATCAGCCGCCGGAAGCTGCAGAATGCAGCAGACAGTGCTTTGGGGCTGAGGATGGACCCTCTACAGGGACATGAAGACTGGAATAATGACATTAAAAATGGACTGAAGTGA
- the LOC136675887 gene encoding rhodopsin kinase grk7a, whose protein sequence is MCDMGALDNLVANTAYLKAQEGDDKEMKKRRRSLSLPKPEQCVSLRASVVKDFESLCEQQPIGQKLFRQYLGQAAPEYMAAAEFLDELNDWNLAEGAARDKARTNIINKFCKEGSKSFLSYLTGDTLAKCKAISDKDFEEVMMGKVKEATREFLKGKPFTDYQNSPFFDKFLQWKEYEKQPITEKYFYEFRTLGKGGFGEVCAVQVKNTGQMYACKKLCKKRLKKKHGEKMALLEKKILEKVNSPFVVNLAYAYDTKTHLCLVMTLMNGGDLKYHIYHIGEKGIEMPRIIYYTAQIVMGIQHLHALDIIYRDMKPENVLLDSQGQCRLSDLGLATELPNGKMTTQKAGTGAYMAPEILMETPYRTSVDWWSLGVSIYEMVAGYTPFKGPESKKEKVEKEEVQRRILNEEPNFEHKNFDASTKDIIQQFLKKKIEERLGCKGDDPKKHEWFKSINFPRLEAGLITPPWQPKPNVVYAKDTGDIAEFSDIRGIEFEEKDHKFFKEFNTGAVSIPWQKEMVDTGLFEELSDPNRKESSAGLDSGKSGTCTLL, encoded by the exons ATGTGTGACATGGGGGCACTCGATAACCTGGTGGCCAATACGGCCTACCTGAAAGCCCAGGAAGGAGATGATAAGGAAATGAAGAAACGGCGCCGGAGCTTGTCCCTGCCCAAACCCGAGCAGTGCGTCTCCCTCAGAGCCAGTGTGGTGAAGGACTTTGAGTCTCTCTGTGAACAGCAACCCATTGGACAGAAGCTCTTCAGGCAGTACCTGGGTCAAGCTGCACCAGAATACATGGCTGCTGCAGAATTCCTGGATGAACTGAACGACTGGAATCTGGCTGAAGGAGCTGCCAGGGACAAGGCCCGGACCAACATCATCAACAAGTTCTGCAAAGAAGGATCCAAGAGCTTCCTGTCCTACCTGACTGGAGACACGCTAGCAAAGTGCAAAGCCATCTCCGACAAGGACTTTGAAGAAGTCATGATGGGAAAAGTGAAAGAAGCCACCAGGGAGTTCCTTAAAGGCAAGCCTTTCACGGATTACCAGAACAGCCCCTTCTTTGACAAGTTTCTCCAGTGGAAAGAGTATGAGAAGCAGCCAATCACTGAGAAATACTTTTATGAGTTTAGGACACTTGGAAAGGGTGGATTTGGAGAG GTATGTGCTGTTCAAGTCAAAAACACAGGTCAGATGTACGCCTGCAAGAAGCTGTGTAAGAAGCGCCTGAAGAAAAAGCATGGTGAAAAAATGGCTCTGTTGGAGAAGAAGATCCTGGAGAAAGTCAACAGCCCTTTCGTCGTAAATCTGGCGTATGCTTACGACACCAAGACCCACCTGTGCCTGGTTATGACACTGATGAACGGTGGTGATCTGAAGTACCACATTTACCACATCGGGGAGAAGGGGATAGAGATGCCGAGGATCATTTACTACACGGCTCAAATCGTCATGGGCATCCAGCACCTGCACGCTCTGGACATCATATACCGCGACATGAAGCCTGAGAACGTTCTGCTGGACAGCCAGGGCCAGTGCCGCCTCTCTGACCTGGGTCTGGCCACTGAGCTTCCCAACGGAAAAATGACTACCCAGAAG GCTGGTACTGGGGCGTACATGGCTCCTGAGATCCTGATGGAGACCCCCTACAGGACGTCTGTGGATTGGTGGTCTCTAGGGGTGAGTATTTACGAGATGGTGGCGGGCTACACCCCGTTTAAAGGTCCCGAGTCCAAGAAggagaaggtggagaaggaggaggtCCAGAGACGCATCCTGAACGAGGAGCCCAATTTCGAGCACAAGAATTTTGATGCCTCCACCAAAGACATCATCCAACAGTTCCTCAAGAAGAAGATTGAGGAGAGGCTTGGCTGCAA AGGAGATGACCCCAAGAAACACGAATGGTTCAAGTCCATTAACTTCCCTCGCCTCGAGGCCGGACTCATTACCCCACCCTGGCAGCCCAAGCCCAATGTGGTCTATGCCAAAGACACAGGTGACATCGCAGAGTTCTCTGACATCAGGGGCATCGAGTTTGAAGAGAAGGACCACAAGTTCTTCAAGGAGTTCAACACCGGAGCAGTGTCCATCCCATGGCAGAAAGAGATGGTCGACACCGGCCTGTTTGAAGAACTCAGTGACCCCAACCGGAAGGAGTCTTCGGCCGGGCTGGACAGCGGGAAGTCGGGAACCTGCACTCTGCTATAA